A single genomic interval of Mycolicibacterium holsaticum DSM 44478 = JCM 12374 harbors:
- the holA gene encoding DNA polymerase III subunit delta — MSQEDSRLHLVLGDEELLVERAVAAVLRAARKSAGTDDVPVDRLRAGEVSTSELAELLSPSLFADERVVVLESAGEAGKDAVAVIAAAAADLPPGTMLVVVHSGGGRAKALADQLKKLGAQEHLCARITKPRERADFVRAEFRALKMKVDDDTVTAVLDAVGSDIRELASACSQLVADTDGAVNAAAVRRYHSGKAEVKGFDIADKAVLGDVAGAAEALRWAMMSGEPQVVLADALAEAVHTIARVAPLSGDPYRLASELGMPPWRVQKAQKQARRWSRASVAEAMRLVAALNADVKGAAADANYALESTVRKVAELAAD; from the coding sequence GTGAGCCAAGAGGATTCGCGCCTGCACCTGGTCCTGGGTGACGAGGAGCTGCTGGTCGAACGCGCCGTGGCCGCCGTGCTGCGGGCCGCCCGTAAGAGCGCAGGCACCGACGACGTCCCGGTCGATCGGCTGCGCGCCGGTGAGGTCAGCACCAGCGAACTGGCCGAGCTGCTCAGCCCGTCGTTGTTCGCCGACGAGCGGGTGGTGGTGTTGGAGTCGGCGGGCGAGGCGGGCAAGGACGCGGTCGCCGTCATCGCCGCGGCCGCGGCGGACCTGCCGCCGGGCACCATGCTCGTCGTCGTGCATTCCGGCGGTGGCCGCGCCAAGGCCCTCGCGGATCAACTCAAAAAGCTGGGGGCCCAAGAGCATTTATGCGCCCGGATCACCAAGCCGCGTGAGCGCGCCGACTTCGTGCGCGCGGAGTTCCGCGCGTTGAAGATGAAGGTCGACGACGACACCGTCACCGCCGTGCTCGACGCTGTCGGCTCGGACATCCGCGAGCTGGCATCGGCGTGCTCACAGTTGGTCGCCGACACCGACGGCGCGGTCAACGCCGCGGCGGTGCGCCGCTACCACTCAGGCAAAGCCGAGGTGAAGGGTTTCGACATCGCCGACAAGGCCGTCCTCGGCGACGTCGCGGGGGCCGCCGAGGCGCTGCGGTGGGCGATGATGAGCGGCGAACCGCAGGTGGTGCTGGCCGACGCGTTGGCCGAGGCCGTGCACACGATCGCGCGGGTGGCTCCGCTGTCCGGAGATCCCTACCGGCTGGCCTCGGAGTTGGGGATGCCGCCGTGGCGGGTGCAGAAGGCGCAGAAGCAGGCCCGTCGGTGGTCGCGTGCATCGGTGGCCGAGGCGATGCGGCTCGTCGCGGCGCTCAACGCCGACGTCAAGGGTGCGGCAGCCGACGCGAACTACGCGTTGGAATCGACGGTGCGCAAAGTCGCCGAACTCGCGGCGGACTAG
- the rpsT gene encoding 30S ribosomal protein S20, with product MANIKSQMKRNRTNEKRRLRNKSVKSSLHTAVRGFRAAVESGDKEKAGELLLSTSRQLDKAASKGVIHKNQAANRKSALARALNKL from the coding sequence GTGGCCAACATCAAGTCGCAGATGAAGCGCAACCGCACCAACGAGAAGCGCAGGCTGCGCAACAAGTCGGTGAAGTCGTCGCTTCACACCGCGGTGCGCGGGTTCCGGGCGGCTGTGGAGTCCGGCGACAAGGAGAAGGCCGGCGAGCTGCTGCTGTCGACCAGCCGCCAGCTCGACAAGGCCGCCAGCAAGGGTGTCATCCACAAGAACCAGGCCGCCAACCGCAAGTCGGCGCTGGCCCGCGCGCTCAACAAGCTCTGA